The Fusarium falciforme chromosome 4, complete sequence genomic interval CTGGACATCGCCGACAGTGCTGGCGTTGTAGTGCAGGATCTTGGCAATGGCTGCGCAAGCATTCTCGGTCGCATACACATTGTCTTCGTTTCGGGCATCTGCCACCTGGGTGACCTGGAACAGGAAAGGAACAGAGCCTCCAAGGAACTGAGCCCAGGGGGCTCCACCTCTGTGCGCAGCAACTCCGATACCATAGGCTGCGGCCTGGCGGATAGCTGCTGAGGGGTCTCGGCAGCCATCAATGAGCGGCTGGGTGATGTAGTTGGCATATCGTGTGCTCTCCGGGCCGCAATACTCCAGCACATCGTCCATGATGCAAAGTCCCCACTGGCGTTGAGTAGGGTCGGGAGAGGTCAGGAAGCCCTCGTAGGTCGTCATCAGACGCTCCCAAGCGGGAAGGAAGGCAGCACCATGGTTTTTGAAGATGGCATGGAAAGCCTTGTTCATATCAGACAGGAGGGTCTGGTCGTCCTCGATGGCAATCAAGGTAtcttcagcctcatcctcgacatcgTCAGCGGTAGCTCCCTCCTTATCCTCAGCACGCTGAGCAACACGATCCTTGTAATCCTCAATGGCCGAGTGAACCGAGTCAATAAATCGGCCCAGATGGACGGGGGTCAGGCAGTCCTTGCCCAGAACCTCCACAGACTCGTAGAAGCACTGGTACATTTCGGCCAGGGTGTCAATGGCAGGTTCGGCAGTCAGaacctcgaggagcttgtcgaCAGTAGCGGCCCAGAGCCCACGAAGCTCGTTGGACTGGGGGCCATAGGCCTTCTTGTATGAGCTCAGCAGCTGGGGAACCAGCTTGGCGGAGATGTAGCGGACGGGGTcgtggaagaagaaggcaagaCCGGGCAAGGCAATCTTCTCCATGATGTTAGCGACGTAAGGAGCAAACGAGGCCTCGAGGACTTGAGCGTAGACGACCAAAAGCTCGATAGCCATATGCTTGTCGTCCATGGTGCTCGTCTTGATGCCAATCATCTTGCCCTTAAGGGGAACCAGCTCCCAGCCCTCCTCATTCTGCATCTGCTCAACCtgctcatcgtcatcaagaagctggatGTCAGCCTTGGCCACAGCAAGCTCCAACAGAGGAGGCATGACATTGTGCAGGAACGGGAGGAAATCGGATCCGAGAACACGGCACATCCGGCCCCAGCAGTGCATAAGATACTGGGCCTGCGGATCGTCGGCATCGGTAATGCTGGTCTGAATGTTGGCAAGGAGGTTGACAAGGGTCATAGCATCTTGTCCGAGGCGCTCCTTGCCGACGGCCAGGGCAATCAGAGTTGCGCACTCCATAGCCTTGGCCCTCAAAAGACGGTATTCCTTCTCGCTCTGGTTCTGGAGCACGTTGACGAGCAGGGGCATGAGGGTGTCGTAGTACTTAGAGAAGGCAGCCTCTGCAGCGTCGGCGATAGTAGCAATGGTGGAAAGGGCTTGCTCCTGGACATATCGCTTCTCAttctggaggagctggaagAGGTGCGACAGCAGGTCATCCAGGTAAGGCTCCAGGAtgttcttctcggcctcctcgcaAAAGTTGACgagagcagcagcggcgTGCGACTTGACGCGGCCCTCGGGGGAGTCGAGAACAGGAATGATGGCCTTCAGGACGCGGTCATAGTAGTCGGTCTGCATCTTGGGAGCGAAATCGGTGCTCATCTGTCCAAGGGCGTTGCAGCCAGCCCATCGCACACGGGGGTGGGGATCTCGGAGCGCGGGGACCACCAAATCAAGGACCTGGCTAAGCTCGCCGATCATAAGGTCTCGGCAACCCTCAGAaatggccgagatggccaTCAGGGCGGCGTGTCTATCCCTCCAAGCCATAGAGGTCATCATGCGAGGAAGCCAGTTGAAAGTGGGAGCAAGAATGGTCTGGCCTCCAAGCTTGTTGGCCAGTCGATCCATGGTCTGTTCGCCAGCAACATGGTTCTGGTCGCTTTCATCCTGATCAAACTGGAGTATCTCGTTAGTGCTGGACGGGAAAGTTAGGCCGATGCATAATATGCACTTACATCATCCGATTCCATCCACTCAgcagcatcgtcgtcgtcctcgccgaGATCGGTCATGAGGCTCAGGCACTGAGTAATCATGTCGTTGGTATAAGAGGGATCCTTCCGGCAGATAGAAGGGGCGTAGTCGGCAAATGTAGCCATGAGTTCGAGTGCATTTTGACGGCAGATGTTGTCCAGCTCCTTGTCCTGAACGACCGAAATACTAAACTGAACGAGATTTTGGAAAAGAGGCTTGAACATCTTGGGGGCAGATTCTGCGAGATCGATAAGAGCAACGAGGGCCTTGCTGAGGTCGTCGGAGTCTTGCGACTCCTTGATCGGAGGTAGGATGTTGAGGACATCAGGGATAAGGGCGTAGTACTTGGCCTGGCccttcttgttgatggtgCGGAAGAAAGAGGCGAAGGCCTCCATGGCCGCCAGACGGACCTGCAGCGGTGGTTAGCAGCGCTATGACATGTAGGTAGAGGGACAAAGAAATTGCCCCGCAGGATGTAGTGTACCATGACGGCCTCGTCCTTGAAGCCCTTCTGGAAAGCCTGAAGAACCGCCTCCTCATGTTGCTTCTCGATAATAGCGGGAGTAGTAGCAAAGACTCGGAAGGCGTTTTCTCGCTTTTCGGGCTCGGGAGCTTGGCTAAGCTGGAAGAGGGCGCCTAGCAACTCGGGCCAGACCTCACCTGTTGTCTTGATGTTAGCCAAGGCGGCGCACAATGGATGGGTGAAAATTTCAAGGTGGTCGGATGCTTACCAGTCTCAGTGTATTGCCTAGCAACCTCGGCGACAGCATCGCTGATCTTGTTGCGAACGAGACGCTCAGATTCGGCGGCGAGggtctcgaggagcttctggCGGATGACTGCCGCCTGGTCCTTGGCCAGGGACAGGAAAAGGTCCACGTTATCGCCAGATTCGATCTTTCGGGTCTTTGAAGAGATTCGGCGGAAAATGACAGCGGCAAAGGAACGGGTCGCATTGTCGCCCGCAGCTTGGATCTGCTCAGCGAGGCCCATCAACAGGACCTCAGGGCGGGTCGCAGTCCAGTTGTTCTGCAGGTGCTCTTCAGCCTGGGATCGTATGCTGTTGTCCGAGGACTGCAGAGCCTGCAGGAGCTGTGAAAGCTCTGCGTGGACGTCCGGAGGGAGCAGAGACATGTTTGTGGAGGGTTGCTGATGGTGATGTCCACCAGCAGACGACGAGAGCGACGGAGGTGGGATTCAGTCGGTCGGTGGGGGAGGACGAGAAAGATGAAGAGAAAAATGCAAGGAAAGAGGTGACCAAGGAGCGAGCCGTTGCTGGGCGCGGGCCTTTACGCGTCGCTGTTACAGGACGAGAGAGAGTCTAATTCCGAAGATTCCCAAGATGTGGGAGGTGGTGGGAAAGAAAGTGAAGaggagggatggatggagcgaGAGCAGggtgggggagggggagcCCAAGGTCGAGGGTCGTGGCCAAGTACCGCGCCTGCTATTTCTGCGGGGGAGGTACCTGTGTTTGAACAACAGcccaaagaaaaaaaaacaaaggcGGAGACGTTGGCCAGTCGTTAGTGCAAATAATTCTCAAGGGACCACCTGGTGGGCATGGTcgccttttttcttttatcaTGGATCGCTATCGATAGGCACGGACTCGGTGCTATGGTTTCTTTGAGTTGATGGACAGATGTGCCAGCACGTCAAAGACTCGAGTGAGTGAAGACTCCCAGGTTCCCAATATTTCCAAAGTGACCGCCGCGGTTGATGCAGGATTTGCATCTTCTCGTTGGATGGGCAGCCAGTGGTAGAGAATGACGaccacaacaccaagcgTGTGGCCAATGGGCGAAGAGCACATCGTACAAGAGCTCTTGGGGACCGAGAAATAATTGGCCaagttttttttctctccctTTGACAGCTCGAGTTGGGTAGGAGGCGTTTTTCCAACTCAGAGTCGCCCCACCTCACCACTACGGTGAGTACACTAGCATTATGCCTGCAAATATCTTAGCAATTCTGTTAGCAGTCAGCCGCGACGAACAACCACTACATAGGTACACATTGCCATTGGATATCCAAGGATAAAGGAGTTACAAGCAAATAAATCAGCATAGTTCTGAATATTAGTACTATGAATTTCTAGGCTTCGTTGGGTAAAGGCGGCTCAATGGTTCCTATCCTTCTGTGGCACATGACCAGCAATGTGGTTCGATTCATCTGTTAGTGCGAGCTGGAGGTATGGGAATATCGTGACGAAACACCAGTTACGCATTGCTTGTGCCCCTGATAGCATGCATGGTTAATGAATACTAGCAGTACATCCCATATTTTGTAGCGCTGAGGAAAATTCACTGCTGTAGATTGTCGATAACTAGTTTTCTCCGTGCGTAATCCTCCACTCCGGTCCCATTTGTCCATGATCCATCACCTCCACAACTGTAAATCGCCCACGTCAAAGTACGCGCACGCAAGGTTGAGGAGCGTTGACAAGTGAATGCCAGATAGGGTTCGCAATCGTACATTGGTGCAATGTCCCGTGAAGCCTCATCCATGCAACTTGGTTCGTTGTAGATAAGCCATGCCAACACCTACACCTTCCATCAAAACATGGCGCCCGGCTTCTTCCTGTCAACACTCCCCATCATCGAACCAGTCCCAGACTCGGGGCTGTAGCTGGAACCTGAGCCTCGGGCACGGGCTGTGGATGGTGGACAAGCAGGGGGGGCTCCTTGTCAATCCCGCACTTTTTGCTCGCCCAGTGACGTCTCGATCTTTGTGAGTGATCCGTGATAAGCTCCGACGGATCAACTGAGGCGTTGCCCAGACACGGCACTTTCTGGGATGGATCTTCAGGTGTTGACTGTGCATCACTCGGATGTGGGCGTCAATCCTGGTCGATAGCTACCGCGTTTTTCAGCAATATCGCCAAATAATTGGTGATGGGCGATATGGTGCCGCATTTCTGGCAATTCCAGCATTGATTTAATTTTCGGCATATCTACCGTCGATTTCCCAACCCAACCTCTGTGGACATGGATGTTCTCATCCATCGCGGGGCACTCCACCAATCCCATGGCTATGTCATCATGCAAACGGCCCCCCGCCCAGTCATCACTTTGGATTGTTACCTCGTGCCCCTCGCCTGTTTCCAGACCAACCTCCGCCGCAATAACCATTCCACTTCATCCGCCGCTCAGTCAACCTCCTCCCTTGGCAGTCGTCCTTCTGACTTTTGAACCTATCCTGACCCCTGGCCTGTGACTCTTGTTCAGATCTTGAATTCTGGTGCATCACATTCATCGGACCTGAGCCCCTCCTTCTCGCGCCGCGTCTTGCCCCGCCGTCTCCAGTCCAGTCCCTCTTGTTCCCTTGCCCACGCCATCCCATACCTACCATCAGCCATCTGCCCATTGTCAGTCGTCACGACTCAAAGCCTCCATCACCTTATCATATATTACCTGATTCCAGTACAGCTTCCTTGCCTTCGCCAGCTGTATCGCCTTTCTCTCCAAACTATCAATCAATCTACCGATCTCATACCTATCAGTCAATCCATCGAAGGGACTAAACATAACCTCTTTCATCATGGACCCCCCATCAACGAGCTCCGGCCCTCGAGAGCTCAAGGACGCCCGCGCGACCAGCTCAACCAGCCTCAACAGCGCCGTGTCCAACTCGTCAGCCTCCCATAAGcctccctccttctcccaaCGATCTCCATCCGTATCCATTTCCGCTGGCTCTGGCCAGAGCGCGGCCAAGTCCGCCCATCGCCAGAGCTTCGCCGAGAACCTGCGCAATGCGCCATCTTCACCCCGCTCCCAGCGCCATCCATCCTTTACCCAGGCAGCCCTTCAGGAGCTTCTCAATCACCCTCCCGCCGGAAACAAGCATGCGAATCCGAAATTCGCTGGTCGTGACTGGCGCGATGTCGCGGTCGGGGAGCTTGTGTCGCCCGAGGACGTCAAGTGGGTGGAGCCCGACAACAGCATCGAAGAAGCTACCAAGGTAAGCTCTCCAACGCGCCCCAAAAGATGTTGCAGCAATCGCAACACCATGACCTTCAGTTCCGCCATGCTAACTGTAGGTTTAATAGCTCCTCCTTAAGAGCACCACCAATGTCGTTCTGGTCCGCGAGGATGCTTCCACCCAAACCGCCACCTCCACCTTCGACTACACTGATCTCAATTACTaccttcttgtcgtcgtcggacTCGCCAAACCCGAGGAAGACCAGGTCGAAATATTCAACTCGATTCTATCCAAGGCCCAACAGGGGGGTGAAATTCCCCTTCGAGACGTCATGCCCCTGTTCCGCAAGGAATCGCTGGTCACGCTGCCTGGCAGTGAGAACCTCGCTCAGGCCATCCAGATCCTCGGCAGCGGTATTCACCGCCTGTTGGTGACAGCGCCTAACGGTGATGTCGTGGGCATTGCAAGTCAGCTACGGATCGTCGAGTTCTTCTGGAATGAGGGCGTTAACTTTGCCTCGATTGATCGGCTCTACCCTGTTATGCTCCGGGACCTAGGCATTGGTACAAAGGAGATTGTCTCTGTCAAGTGAGTTCCACTTCTGCGCAATAATGATTCAACAGCTGACTGGATGAAAGCTCTGACTCGCCCTTATCCGACGCTCTTACTCTTATGAACAACGAAGGCCTCACCAGTGTCGCCGTGGTCGACAACGGCCTGAACGTGGTGGGCAATATCTCGACCAAGGACGTTCGACACTTGACCAAGAGCTCCAACGCGCATTTACTCAACTCGTCATGCATGAACTTTATCTCGGTGATCCTGAACGAGCGAGGCGTCGAACACGGCCGTGACGTTTTCCCCGTATTCTATGTCAACCCCTACTCGACTCTGGCTCACACCGTCGCCAAACTTGTCGCTACGCGATCGCATCGGATGTGGGTGGTAGAGTCAGCATCTCCTTCGCCCTCAGCTCCTGCGACACCCTTGATGGGACCTCAGGGATTCACCAGCACAGCTGCACCACCGCCGCCCGCTGCGCAGCCCGCACCCAGTGCGCCTGCGAATCCCACGCCTCCGTCGCCCATTGTCGCCGCAGCGATACCAGCATCCCCGGTCCCCGCGTCTGCAGTGCCCGCTTCTGCCATGGCGGGCGCACGGCTTTCGGGCAGGTTGAGCGGCGTCATCTCGCTGACAGATGTGCTTAACATGTTTGCGAGGTCGACGGGTCTCAATCCTGCAGACCCTGGCGAGCAACGAGCACGACGGAGACGAAGCTCCAGCAGTTCGGTGCGACCCAGCTTCGAATCGTCGCGTGCGAGCATTGACCTACGGAGGTGATAAGGATCTCGACTTTTCGTCTCGATTTGATTTCCGGAGTTTATTTGACTACTGAGGAGTATCGAAAGGCAACAACTAGTTCTTCGCGATTCTCGATTCTATTGATCAAAGACCGGACAGTGCTATCTATGGTGGGAACATGAGTCTCTTCTCCATAACGGATTCTCCTCGCATCGGGGAAGGCCATTGTCAACCTCGAGCTCAGTGTTCCCCCTGGCTGGCAACCGAAACGTGTATGCGCCTAATAGCAAAGAGCATGCGCAGGACTCAGCCTATCTTATACATATCATACATTCTCTAGAAACTGGCATAGCTCGACTTTACTGGGTTATCTATGAGGGAGCGCAGATTGGGGACATAGGGAATATTGTGCCGTATCATTTACATACCGTACCAAGTATGAAAAGGCTATCATATGCGAAGCTGAAGTAGAATTTGGCAAGCAAGTCAATGCTCCTTTCTGTGTAATCGTTGTGACTCTGCATGCACGGCATGGTTGATgcatccttgagcttctgtGGCGCATGGCAGAGGAGATACGCACCAGCCACTTTCGCTCCCTTTGGTGGCTTCCTCCGGCGGCCGTTGGATCCGAGATCCCTTCTGGGATTGTGGCGTAGATTATACTTCCTAATTGGCTGGACCCCCGCTATTGTTCGCCACTGGAGGCCGACCCTCAGCCTCAACGCATCACCACCTGCAGTCTCGACgtttcttcctctcttcgGCATCTTTGACTCACTAACTTGACT includes:
- a CDS encoding Importin N-terminal domain-containing protein, with protein sequence MSLLPPDVHAELSQLLQALQSSDNSIRSQAEEHLQNNWTATRPEVLLMGLAEQIQAAGDNATRSFAAVIFRRISSKTRKIESGDNVDLFLSLAKDQAAVIRQKLLETLAAESERLVRNKISDAVAEVARQYTETGEVWPELLGALFQLSQAPEPEKRENAFRVFATTPAIIEKQHEEAVLQAFQKGFKDEAVMVRLAAMEAFASFFRTINKKGQAKYYALIPDVLNILPPIKESQDSDDLSKALVALIDLAESAPKMFKPLFQNLVQFSISVVQDKELDNICRQNALELMATFADYAPSICRKDPSYTNDMITQCLSLMTDLGEDDDDAAEWMESDDFDQDESDQNHVAGEQTMDRLANKLGGQTILAPTFNWLPRMMTSMAWRDRHAALMAISAISEGCRDLMIGELSQVLDLVVPALRDPHPRVRWAGCNALGQMSTDFAPKMQTDYYDRVLKAIIPVLDSPEGRVKSHAAAALVNFCEEAEKNILEPYLDDLLSHLFQLLQNEKRYVQEQALSTIATIADAAEAAFSKYYDTLMPLLVNVLQNQSEKEYRLLRAKAMECATLIALAVGKERLGQDAMTLVNLLANIQTSITDADDPQAQYLMHCWGRMCRVLGSDFLPFLHNVMPPLLELAVAKADIQLLDDDEQVEQMQNEEGWELVPLKGKMIGIKTSTMDDKHMAIELLVVYAQVLEASFAPYVANIMEKIALPGLAFFFHDPVRYISAKLVPQLLSSYKKAYGPQSNELRGLWAATVDKLLEVLTAEPAIDTLAEMYQCFYESVEVLGKDCLTPVHLGRFIDSVHSAIEDYKDRVAQRAEDKEGATADDVEDEAEDTLIAIEDDQTLLSDMNKAFHAIFKNHGAAFLPAWERLMTTYEGFLTSPDPTQRQWGLCIMDDVLEYCGPESTRYANYITQPLIDGCRDPSAAIRQAAAYGIGVAAHRGGAPWAQFLGGSVPFLFQVTQVADARNEDNVYATENACAAIAKILHYNASTVGDVQNVITQWVETLPVTNDEEAAPYAYAYLAELIDQQHPAVMNQAGKIFVFIAQALEAETLVGQTANRVAVATKALLTTAGVDPTPLLQQFSPESQRTIMGFFN
- a CDS encoding Protein SDS23, yielding MDPPSTSSGPRELKDARATSSTSLNSAVSNSSASHKPPSFSQRSPSVSISAGSGQSAAKSAHRQSFAENLRNAPSSPRSQRHPSFTQAALQELLNHPPAGNKHANPKFAGRDWRDVAVGELVSPEDVKWVEPDNSIEEATKLLLKSTTNVVLVREDASTQTATSTFDYTDLNYYLLVVVGLAKPEEDQVEIFNSILSKAQQGGEIPLRDVMPLFRKESLVTLPGSENLAQAIQILGSGIHRLLVTAPNGDVVGIASQLRIVEFFWNEGVNFASIDRLYPVMLRDLGIGTKEIVSVNSDSPLSDALTLMNNEGLTSVAVVDNGLNVVGNISTKDVRHLTKSSNAHLLNSSCMNFISVILNERGVEHGRDVFPVFYVNPYSTLAHTVAKLVATRSHRMWVVESASPSPSAPATPLMGPQGFTSTAAPPPPAAQPAPSAPANPTPPSPIVAAAIPASPVPASAVPASAMAGARLSGRLSGVISLTDVLNMFARSTGLNPADPGEQRARRRRSSSSSVRPSFESSRASIDLRR